The genomic interval CCGGACCTGGAGACCTGGCTCTCCGCCCATCCCGATGCGCTCATCGAGGGCGCGACCTACGTCGTCGACCTGCGAGCATGCTTGAAGCTTGCCCCTCGACGCTCGGAGCACGTCGCCTGCGCTGGAGGTGAAGACGTCCTCGCCGCTGGCGAGATGGGCTTCGCCGCGCGTGCTCGCGGCGCTCGGGTCTTCGCCATCAGCAACCTGTCGACGGGCTACTGCCCGGACGTGTCCTGCTGGAACGCCGTGGTGGAATCCTTGGCTCGCGCGGGCCTGTCAGCGCCGCCGGCCTTCAACCCCGCGGCGCTCTTTCGCCGCTGCCCGGTCTGCGCTGAGACCACGCTCGTGAAGGAGCAGTGGTTCGTCTGCACCTTCTGCGACGCGGACCTCCCCATCGACTGGAATGTCTCGGCCCGTCGGGAGGTGGACGTTGTCGCGCACGATGACCGTCCCCGGTCCCTCTCGGCGGACTGAATCCGTGCCATGTTCCGAGACTCAAGAGGCCTCGTGGGGCTCCCATGACCTTGCGTGGGGGCCTTGAGCCGGACTTCGCATGCCCCCCACTTCGTTGGGGCACTCAGCAAGGTCCAGCATGCGGTGCGTCAGCCGCTTCGCACTGGAGAGGCCAGGAAGCCGACCTGGGAGGTGCTTCGCGTAGTGGAGTGCCGAGCCACAACCGCGTAAACAGGCAGATTCCAGGGAGGGGTAGGTGCCGATGAAGACGTTCCTCGTGGTCAACCCGCGCAGCGCGAATGGCCAGACCGGAAAGCGCTGGGTGGAGATTGCCGCGCAGGTGGGAAAGGTGCTCGGCGAGTTCGGGCACGGTTTCACCCAAGGCGGGATGGATGCCGCGCGCATTGCCCGCGAGGCGCTGGACCAGGGGTACGAGTGCATTGTCGCGGTGGGCGGTGACGGCACCCTCAACGAGGTCACCAACGGTTTCTTTCGCGACGGCAAGGCCATCAACCCGAACGCGGCCCTCGGCCTCATCCCCCGAGGCACTGGCGGCGACTTCCGTCGCACCTTCGGCTGGGGCCTGGACCTGGACTCCTCCCTCGAGCGTCTGCGCACCGGAACCACCGAGCCCTTCGACGTGGGCCGCCTCGACTTCATCGGTAACGACGGCCAGCCCGCGACGCGCTACTTCGCGAACATCGCTTCATTCGGCGTCAGCGCCGTGGTGGCCGCCGAGGTGAACAGTGGCAGCAAGGCGCTCGGCGGCAACGTCAGCTTCTTGTGGGGCACGCTGAAAGGCCTGATGAAGCACACCGAGCGCAAGGTGAAGCTGTCCACGGATGGAGGTCCCGTGGAGACGCTCGACATCACTGCGGTCGCCGTGGCCAACGGGCGCTACTTCGGCAGCGGCATGTTCGTCGCCCCCGATGCCA from Myxococcus stipitatus carries:
- a CDS encoding diacylglycerol/lipid kinase family protein, translating into MKTFLVVNPRSANGQTGKRWVEIAAQVGKVLGEFGHGFTQGGMDAARIAREALDQGYECIVAVGGDGTLNEVTNGFFRDGKAINPNAALGLIPRGTGGDFRRTFGWGLDLDSSLERLRTGTTEPFDVGRLDFIGNDGQPATRYFANIASFGVSAVVAAEVNSGSKALGGNVSFLWGTLKGLMKHTERKVKLSTDGGPVETLDITAVAVANGRYFGSGMFVAPDAITHDGAFDITIWSGYGLGDFLLKSKGVYNGSHVTWKGTRRLRCQTLHAESADGHDVILDVDGETPGRLPATFTLLPSAIRIKV